The genomic region AAAAATAAGTTTTTTCAAATTTTATAAATTTCTTTGATATGTTTTAATCCTAATTAATTAAGGAAAAGGGAAAATTAAGTCTGCTTTATCCCCCACCCAACCCACATATCCCAGATGATGTTCAAAACCTTGGCGCTGTCTGATCATTTAAGGATGAGTTAATTCAGAATGTCTTCAATTTACAAACTTAGGAGAAAACTCAAACGGAATCAGAAAATACAGAGTAAAGATCGTCCACTTTCAAAATCACACCTTTGACCAAGTTTCCAGAATTCACCAACAGAAATGAAACAATAGCTTTGATGTTTAATTCAAGAAATATCTACATCATAAAGTAAAAACTCAAATTTCAAACATTAAAATGctttaaataaacacaaaccGTATCCCTGAGTTGGAATTTGCATATTTACAAAAtgtacagaaagttacaattaAAAGGTAACAGTCTGACCAGCGTCAATGGCTTCATATGTAAAATATGGCTTTAACTTGATTGACCTTTCAAAGTCATTCCATGTAAATGGACaaaaattttaaaaacaaaaattccCCAACTTTActgttatttttacacttttctaAGACATACGGCAGACAAGTTGAATAATATAGATGTCGTAAAAGCTCCAGTGGTAAAATACGCACAATAAAATGAATGCCTAGCTTATTCAGATCAGTACCTAAGACAATATGTGTGAGCACCAACCTAATCCTCTttatgaaagaaagaaaaaaaaaagactgggAATCCTCTAATAACACCCATCCCTAAACAAACACTCAGTTGTCTTCAGGGAACTTGAACTTCGCGTAGACGATGAGCATAACTACGGACATGACGACACACAGGGATCCAATCACAAGGTAGGCGATGCCCAGGAACTCGTTCTTTCCACCCATCCAACTGACATTGCTGAACACCACCTTCTTTTTCCCACCAAAACCATTCACAGGATAGTCTGAGGGACAAATGTTAAGGCTTTGCAAAGACCACTAAAGCATGGATTGTGTAAACATTCTTTTACCGTCCCATTTACTCCTATCTCACAGATCAAAGCTTTTTCATAAGTATGGATACCTAATCCTCAGGAACCCATGAAATTAAGTGTGGGGTTCCCCAAGGACCGATTTTAGGCCCAACACTTTTTAAGCTACATGCTGCCACTTGGAGACATCACCAGGAGACAAGGTATTGATTTTcacagctatgctgatgacacacagCTTCACATTGCAGTGTCCCCTGATGACATCAAACCAGTAAATTTACTTTTAAACTGTATTTTAGATATAAAGTCATGGATGACAAAACTTTTTACAGCTCAAcccggacaaaactgaagttttaatcGTCGGTCCTGCAAACAAGCGAGAGATCCTTTTTGCAGAACTACACAATTTCAAACCTTCTCACTGAGTGAGAAATCTGGGTGCCCTCTTTGACTCTGAGCTTAATTTTATTCCATATACCAAAACTATAACCAAAATAGGATTTTATCACCTAAAAATATTAGCCTGGCTtgccagactcctctgtttaattctttctctgtgcagaattcaaCAGAGGAAGAATCTAGCAGGTCAGGCTATAAAAACATAACCAGAGTCCgcccatttctctctctctcgccaGCAGAGGTGTTAATACATGCTTATATTTTAAGTAGATTTGATTATTGTGATGCCCTGCTCTCTGGTCAACCCCAAAAgagtatttggaacttacacttactccagaattcagcagcacgtGTGCTGACCAGGACCAGAGGGCAGGAACATTTTACACCCATTTTAAAATCGCTGCATTGGCTTCCTGTACATTTtaggattgattttaaggttcttttcttAGTTTATAAATGTCTCCATGGTCTTGGACCTTCCCATTTAGCCGACCTTTTAAATTATGAACCCGTGTTCCCTGAGGTCCTCCAGTACTGGCATTTCAGTCAAACCAAAAGGTAGAACCAAAACTTACAGCGAAGCATCATTTTCCCACTATATGGCCCTCGTCTGTGGAACAGTCTGCCGGAGAGCCTCGGAGCTGCTGCAAGTACTTATGTTTTTTTAAAAGAGGTTCAAGACCTACCTTTTGAACTTAGCTTTTCATTGATATATTTGAACAATTTTtagctcattttttcacagcattTTTTTACCTTTAACTTTTCAACTTTAACAAACTTGATTGTGCTGCCTGGTGTGCAGTGAAGGGGGCGAGGGTTAAGGTGTGTGCAAGGAGTTTGAACTGGCTGTGGAATTTTGatgcgtttttttttttacataaagcaCTTTGTGCTGATTATTATGAaaagtgctctacaaataaaatttgatttgattttatatTAAAACTAAACCTTTGTGCATTCACAAACTGGTATTGTAGCAAATATTATTTAACTTGCACAACGTGCAAAATGCACAGACAAATGATCTTTCTATAAGCACTTTTAGATCCTTCTGTTAAATATATCAAAATATCTAGTCAAAAGTGCAAAGCTTAAAAATGCAGTCGAGTCTCATTTACATAGTTTCTTTCTGGGTAGATGAAGACCATCATTTGCTTATCTTGTTTTCCTATGACAGAAGATTTGCATGTCTTGCTGCTCCTGTAAAAGCTCCTAAGTCGTTGTGTTCAAATCATTTAAAAGACTGAACCAACCTAACCAGTCACACGAGCCGAGGCTGCTCTGTGGCTGGACCGTGAAGCCTCATTCATGAAACTCTTAGAGCTTTGGTATTCATCTGACCCAATAGTTTAGGGATGAAGCTGATCATTTCTATTTACaggtacaataagtaagaatttacagtgaaataatcacaaaacagcaaTTAAaatcaaagtcccattagttgcaaCACACAccgatgtgtgtgcaaaatttgttctccacatttgacccatcccctggggggggcggtgagctgcagacacaatcgtgctcgggaaccatttggtggtttaaccccccccaaAGCTGAGTGTAAATCAAGGAGGCATTGGGTCGACCCGACCAGgacttgaaccctgatctcccagtctcagggtggacactaccactagaccactgagctaatgtctcaatcatgctgGAAGGAAAGTTACTTTAGCAGATTTCAATCTCAGAAAGCTGGAGGGGTTGTCCGATTTTCTCTttttaaaaaggccaaagagggacaCTGTCTTTGTTTACCATCTGTAAGCCCGCTGGGTTCCCAAGGCTGcaccgagctaacgctgcagcgctgGCATCAACAGCCACCAtcatctacagcgccgccattgccccctcaaaaacataaggaaagccgaagatatctagccggcagacacggagcagcttgaagaatacctcgtgggaAAACTAAAAAATATCAAAgctttattcacccgtgagtggaggagtaaaaagataacacagcaagcgttttactcGAGGATgaaaatgatgggaaacgtgggtttagatgtGGCGAGTGTATgaagaggaggatgagggacaaattttaTCTGCGTTAAGTCTctcaaatacaaaaacacaatataaacacagtagtactggatacatgacaggataccccagaacagcgctacgccctctgttgtcctggcagggaattgcttggcAACGCTCTCCGGGAGACGGAGAAGtcagagagcaaaacgtctcgtgtgtgtgtgtgtgtgtctccctcatGGAGCTGTCAGTCGAGTGTGTTGGGTGTccttctcaagtgtggaagttgacaCACCCTTTTGCACACTTGATCTGCACTTAGCTGAAGTCCACATCGATGCCCACTTCGGCGAAGGGTATGACCTACAATCCATTAATCCATGGGAATTTTGAGAAGGCGGCGGAGCAATGGCTTGAACGCCTTCTTCTGTAAATATGCGTTTTCAAATGAACAAAGTTAATTCTAAGACAATTAAAGATATTTATCCATGCTCTGAATattttagactaagatttaatgtggatggcaatgaatgtaaatttagtcAAATAATTGCTTGTTTTAAAGTTgttaaggggcagcagtagctcagctggttgagcgggttgtccggtaatcggaaggttgcaggttcgattccagATCCAGacggagaattctgctgttgtgtccgtgggcaagacgtgtaacccaccttgcctgctggtggtggtcagagggaccggtggcgcccccgcctctgtcagtttgccccagggcagctgtggctacatcgtagctcatcaccaccagtgaatgaatgaatgatacactgtagtgtagagtgctttggagtcctttgactctgaaaggcgctacacaagtgtgggtcattatcATTTAATAAAGATCTTTTAAAAAGGTAGCACAAACAGCAACCAGGATGGATTGCGGTCGATTACTCAATGCTCACCTtcccaatttggcaattatttgcacacttgtgtactgcgCACTCAAAAGCTTAACCCTAACGCACATTGGAAGCATCGGCGTAGGTAGTAGGggttactgcacacttcctccaagtgcacttcagagGTGAGAATTGGGTCAGAGAGACTCATTTGTTTTTTAACACGGACGTCagctacccaaatttgaccacgggAGGTCATTCCTACTTCAGTCACCTTTAAACACCTTCATAAATCTGTAAAATATCTGTAAGGATACTGTAGTGAATTTTAAGGCTGTAGTTTCCTGCTGGTAGACCCGCTGAGTAGTCCCCATCTGTGATCCGTCGATACAGCTTTCGAAAATCTGGCAGGGCTGCTCTCCTCATCCAGACCAGGAAGTCTTGATTGATAAAACCGTTGTTTGATGCGTCGGTTGTGTCCAGCTCGTAAACGTTCTTTGACCAAAACGGGGGCCGGACAgtccctaaaaaaaaaaaacaaaggaaagGCTCCATTTACAATTTTCAAAAAAACATTATAACAAATTATGACCCAATAGGGGAAAATATAATGAAGTCGCAACCATTGAAGGCGTTAATTAGAGGCGTGACATTCGGATTTTGGAACTTTACGTTGTAGTCCGTCCACCAAGCGATCCCTTTACCGTCTAGAGGCACCGGCAATGACTGGCCATTGACGTTCTTAAACAGCTCAAAGGTATCtttgaagaaaataaaataaaataagcacTTCATGCAGCTTTTCACCTTAAATGGTTCATTTTTCCAGCGTGTACCATTGAACATGCTGTTTGCTACCGAGCCACATGGCACAATTGGAACGTTGGAGATGTACTGATAGGGTGCACATTCGCTGTTGGGAGACTTGGGAAGAGAGAAACAGTTTTAAGATTAAGGTTTGTAAGAAAGGATGTGCATTTTATCTTGCATTTGGGGTTATCTTACTGCGAAATTACTCGTGTCTCCATACAGCTGTTTGTCATCTCTGGAGACGCCGTACCTCCGTTGGTTCTGGAAATAGTTGGTCAAGCCGTAATAAAAGAAAACAGGTCCCTGTGGTTGAGCCGAAcaggattacacacacacacacacacacacacacaaagaatgcATTTGAAGATTATTTAAAAAACGGTTTGGGTTTAATTTGACCAATGGTGAATAACTGTTTCAACCTTAATCAGAGAGTCAATAGAGAAGCTCATGGTGCAAACACAGTTTTTATCTGCTAGGTTATAGCAAACGCTGCAGGGTGAACTCCCGTCAGCCCCAGTGTAATCCATCTATGCCAGAAAGACCAAACACAGTCTCATCAATCATCAGAAACAAACCTTCTAGGACATCTCAAATATTTTCATTCTCAGAAACTATGTGTGCTTTTGAATGTTGCTGTCCTACCTCCAACACCTGAATGTCCCGTGAAGTGAGAAACAGACCCACGCCGATGCCGATGAACGCCAGGCCAATGAGGACAAACCCTGGGATCACGATCCCTGCAGAAAGAATGGGCTGCCATGCTGGAAGCCTCTGCTGGGTGAAGGCGGTGTTGTCAGGCCGGTTGGATGAGTCTTCCTCTTCCTTCACCATTGTCTTTGGTTCTGTCAGAATTAATCCTTGTTAGCTCCAAAATCTGTTGTTGCTTTTAGTTTACACCGATACGGTTGTTTTACAAATACACTGACCAGAAAAATATATGAGTGAGTTTTTTTCCCAGTACTTCAATGAAATAGACTACTCTTTTATTTTATAGCCTGACTTTTACTTTATGTTTAATGTAAATCAACAAGTTTCACCAAGCCGATCGGTTAATAAACTCCACCCATTGTAGGATTTAAATTCGAGACAAACACTGTGGTAATTTAACACGTAGCAAACACCTGGGTTAATTAAGAGTGAAACTCAGTATCTGACTTTCAGTCAATTTTTGGTTCATTAAGGTAATAATTGAGTTAATGATCACACAAATGTGGTTACTTACACACAGCCTTGCCAAATTTAAATCAAAGAGAGTCAACAAAACACCAACAGTCTTTCCTGGATGGGTGCGATCTAGCAGCTCACCTTTACCTGACTGCCTCACCTCCTCTTCCTGTTGTTTCAGGCTGACGTCAGGGTCAATCAGATCAAATTTCTTTACAGCGGAAAAACAATCACGGGAACTCCCAAACAGCTGGCAGCAAATAATCACAACTAATTTGAGGCGCTATATTCTAAACAAAATACAAATGTTTACTTTAAATACGTTTAAACGCAAACTAAAAGAAAACGAGGAACAATTGGGTGTTGTGCCTCAAAAGGGACCCttacacaaccccccccccccccccgggtggAGAGGACTCAGATGCTGTTTTGCTAAAAAAATAAGTTCAGTGAAAGTTAAAGGTTACAAATAGCATCTTATTTCTCACTCTTATTTATAACATATTTATAAAAGGATATGCTGTTTTGACGTCTATGATGTAACCTGGTTGTAGCTCGTGTTTATGGCATGCTGGACTGCCTGCAAGCACCCCACGGACAAATTAAAACCATCACTTAAAGCAAATTTTAAAAAATTTCAAGATTGCATTTAAAATATTCACTAAAAATTAAAAGCTTAAATTACACTTTGACATTTTTTTAATCCTATTTGTTAATAGAAAAGCTGGGCGCCTTAAAATGCCTTTCCCGTTCTACTGGGTTTACTTTTTCGGCATTACACCGGTTTGTTCCCAGGTTTGTAAGATTCAACCAATCATATCGCTAAATGGCTTTGCGTAACTTTCCCACTGACCAATCAGAGAGGGGTTCTTTCATCGATGGTCTGCAACTGTGTCGTCTTTGTGTTGACGTCTGCGGGGGTTTGAGAGGTATTATCAGTATTTTCCGTATTTTTCCTTATCTCCATCGCCGTTCTTCTAGATTTAAGGAAAATACTCCTTTTATTTAGCTACAAGTCCATCATTATATACCTCTTTCGCTGCTAAACCGGCGCACCTGTTCCCGTGCTAGCTACAGCTTATTGTTAGCGTTAGCTAACAGCATGGTCGACTGTTATTAAACGGATTTTAAACGGATGGAGGGTTTTGTTTGTGCTACGAATGGTTTTGCGATTGCGGTGTTTGTTTTTATGTGTGGTGTGAAGCATGCATTTAACAACAAACCACATACTTCTAGCTTCTACCGCTAGCTTTGTCGCACACCAACCCgtcaggttttttttcttttacatgcTCTTAGCTAACATTTATATTTCTAAAACGTGAGCCACAGACTGCCGATTTCTAACATTAAATCGGGCTGTAAGTTAAGATTAATCCAATGCCAAGAGGCCAAAACATTTGTTGAGTTTGTTTAATCATATCTCTGGTTCTGTCTTCGTTTCTTAGTGTTTGAATGGATATAACCAGGTGTACGgagaaatgggtaaaacaagacaAGGTTACTGTACATCGAAGCATCCATGTcataaaaccacctctctcatgcTTAGTTAATGTTCTGTCCATCACCTAATGATCAGATCTGATGTGTTTTATGCATCTCTCCCAGCTAGCTAGGATGCTTTTACTGCAGCAAGCCCCAGACTGGGGATATCTTGCTAAACAAACTCAGTTCATCCTCATGCAAATAAGTGTCATTTGACAGGATTGTGTTTAATTGTGAGTAGTTGTTGGCAGACATGTGACACGCTGACATAATTCCTGATAGTAAAAAATAGTTTTATTTCCTTTGCAAATTCTCATCCCCCCATGaaatttctgtttctgtttagtGCTGTAAATAAAGATTTTTGTTGTTCCTGGTACTCAACCCATACTGTCATTTTACATCAAATAATGTAGTtttttaagtagtttttttttaaaaatacatTAATATTCCAACATTTTTTCATCATTTCACATTTTTTTCAGTACAGTTGTGCTAATAATCTGCCTGGTTTAATTCGATTCAGGAGAGGCCTCCAACATCTTCCATAATGCTGTCTAGCAAGAAATCAGATGCTGGCTCatcttcctcatcctcatcctctgtTGGAGCAGCAGTAGGTGAAAGGGCTCTGGTTTCTGATGCTCAGACCGGTCCGTTAGCTTCAGCATCAGGGGCTGTAGATGCAAAGAAGAAGGACAGGTCATCCCCTAGCGGGGAACCTGGTGGAGCTCCTTTTCCCCACCAGTCAGGTCCTGGGGGGGTGGACCCGGACTCAGCTGAAGTCCGTAGAACGAGTCGGCGCAAGCGGCAAAAGGTAAACATTTTAGATTTCTACAAGTTTTTGGCGAGatggatttagtttttttttttaacttttcttataaatgttttatttggttCACACTGATGTGTTGTGATGTCTTTTGCAGGACTGCGGCTAAAGAAATCCCGGGGCATCATGAATCCTGGTTTTATTGGTGCTTTTATTGTGCCTAATGTTGCAGGTGGAGTACCGCGAGATGGACGAAAGCCTGGCCAATCTATCGGAGGATGAATACTACTCGGAGGAGGAAAGGAATGCCAAGGCGGAGAAGGAAAGGAAGCAggtcctccctcctcctcctcctccgccacCTGAAGAAGAAAATGACAGTGAACCCGAAGAGCCTTCGGGTGAGAGGGACACTTGGAAAAAGAGTTTTTAGCTTTTAAATCACTTGTTAAAGCTAAACCTTGCTTTGTTCAGGGTGTAGAAGTATGTGTTTTGATTTGCAGGTCTGGAAGGAGCTGCTTTCCAGAGCCGCCTTCCTCACGACAGGATGACGTCTCAGGAGGCTGCTTGCTTCCCTGACATCATCAGTGGTCCCCAGCAGACTCAAAAGGTCTTCCTGTACATCAGGAACCGTACGGTATGTACCAGCGTTCATGTGTTCTTCATTTCGAAACAGAAAAACACAGGGTTGCTgtttttaacccttccactgtcttatCGGGTGACCTCGCCAGGAAAGGTGACcagtgagcaggattgatggcttatctcttgaggtccacatggcagagcACAACATCACCCCTGctttgtggacctcaagggataaaccatcaatcctgctcaatggtcaactctcCTGGCGAGGTCACCAGataagacagtggaagggttaaatgtGTTTACATCTCTAATCCTATCCAGATCCAACTGTGGCTGGATAACCCTAAAATTCAGCTAACCTTTGAGGCTACAGCACAACAGCTTGAAGCTCCGTACAACAGTAGGATATTTAATTAAAACGTCATCTGCTGCTTTAATCTGTTTATTCTAAGAATTgtattgagtgtttttttttttttttttttccctttttaggTGACGCTGTGCTGGTTCACAGGATACACAGCTACTTAGAACGACACGGCCTCATTAACTTTGGTGTTTACAAAAGAGTCAAGCCTCTACCCAGTAAGTTTGTGTGATTACACAAAATATTAGGTTTGATGAAGAAGCAGCGCACCAGCTGATGTCATTCATGCTTGTTGCAGCTAAGAAAACTGGGAAGGTGATAGTGATCGGTGGAGGCGTGTCTGGTCTGGGTGCAGCCAGGCAGCTGCAGAGCTTTGGGATGGATGTTACAGTCCTGGAAGCCAGGGTAGGTTAGAATGAACTGTTGTTAAAACCC from Nothobranchius furzeri strain GRZ-AD chromosome 18, NfurGRZ-RIMD1, whole genome shotgun sequence harbors:
- the tmem30b gene encoding cell cycle control protein 50B; the protein is MVKEEEDSSNRPDNTAFTQQRLPAWQPILSAGIVIPGFVLIGLAFIGIGVGLFLTSRDIQVLEMDYTGADGSSPCSVCYNLADKNCVCTMSFSIDSLIKGPVFFYYGLTNYFQNQRRYGVSRDDKQLYGDTSNFASPNSECAPYQYISNVPIVPCGSVANSMFNDTFELFKNVNGQSLPVPLDGKGIAWWTDYNVKFQNPNVTPLINAFNGTVRPPFWSKNVYELDTTDASNNGFINQDFLVWMRRAALPDFRKLYRRITDGDYSAGLPAGNYSLKIHYNYPVNGFGGKKKVVFSNVSWMGGKNEFLGIAYLVIGSLCVVMSVVMLIVYAKFKFPEDN